From a region of the Burkholderia sp. PAMC 26561 genome:
- a CDS encoding NAD-dependent epimerase/dehydratase family protein translates to MELFVTGGTGYIGQAVARKAISLGHQVTALVRDDRSAAASALVPLGVKLHGGDLREPQSFAAAAGAADGVIHTASTNDASAAAADEAAVVAMLSHLHPGAAFVYTSGTWVYGNKAGEPAAEASVLNPTPLVAWRPAVEQQVLALAARRSIAAVILRPAMVHGHGGGVFGMIAGMVRQTGTVRIVGDGGNHWPAVHVDDLATAYLSAVERAASGDGRVTGQIFNVVAENAVAVAGMGEAIRASVGAERVELWPLDDARKSLGPFADALALDQTISGQHARRVLAWEPHGPSLITDLSAQTHFQQSTGA, encoded by the coding sequence GTGGAACTATTCGTTACAGGTGGTACGGGCTACATCGGGCAAGCGGTCGCACGCAAGGCAATCAGCCTCGGCCATCAGGTGACGGCGCTGGTGCGCGACGACAGGTCGGCGGCGGCGAGCGCGCTGGTACCGCTCGGCGTGAAACTGCACGGCGGTGACTTGCGTGAGCCACAGTCATTCGCGGCGGCGGCCGGTGCCGCTGATGGTGTGATTCACACGGCGTCGACCAACGATGCTTCCGCCGCCGCAGCCGATGAGGCTGCCGTTGTAGCGATGCTTTCGCATTTGCACCCGGGCGCGGCATTTGTCTACACGTCGGGCACCTGGGTCTACGGCAATAAGGCAGGAGAGCCCGCGGCTGAAGCATCGGTGCTGAACCCGACACCACTCGTCGCCTGGCGGCCCGCAGTGGAGCAGCAGGTGCTGGCGCTGGCAGCACGCCGCTCGATTGCCGCAGTGATCCTCAGGCCGGCGATGGTGCACGGCCACGGCGGCGGCGTCTTCGGCATGATTGCCGGCATGGTCCGTCAGACCGGCACTGTGAGAATCGTCGGAGATGGCGGCAACCACTGGCCCGCGGTGCACGTCGATGATCTCGCCACTGCCTATCTGAGCGCGGTGGAGCGGGCGGCAAGCGGGGACGGTCGAGTGACGGGACAGATCTTCAACGTGGTCGCGGAAAATGCCGTTGCCGTTGCCGGTATGGGGGAAGCGATTCGGGCCTCGGTCGGCGCCGAGCGTGTCGAATTATGGCCGCTCGACGATGCTCGCAAATCGCTTGGCCCGTTTGCTGACGCACTGGCGCTCGACCAGACGATAAGCGGCCAGCATGCCCGGCGCGTTCTCGCGTGGGAACCCCACGGCCCAAGCCTGATTACGGACCTTTCCGCACAGACGCATTTTCAGCAAAGCACCGGAGCATGA
- a CDS encoding SDR family NAD(P)-dependent oxidoreductase gives MNINLKGRKAIVTGSTAGIGRAIVEGLARAGASVVINGRGEERVSKAVQEIRQLFPESDIDGVVADLATAKGAASFFEQVEGADILINNLGTAKPKPFDELTDDDWLNLFQINVLSGVRMTRHYLPKMVKRGWGRVVFISSESALAIPKEMIDYGMTKTAQLAISRGVAETVGGTGVTVNSVLPGPTRSEIMSNWMKSGAESQGITQEAAEQQFLKTTRPTSLINRFATTEEVANMVVYVCSEQASATTGAALRVDGGIVRFVA, from the coding sequence ATGAACATCAATCTAAAAGGCCGGAAGGCAATCGTAACGGGCTCTACCGCCGGTATCGGTCGAGCGATTGTCGAGGGGCTGGCGCGCGCTGGAGCGTCTGTCGTGATAAACGGCCGAGGCGAAGAACGGGTTAGCAAAGCTGTTCAGGAGATACGTCAGCTATTTCCCGAGTCCGATATCGATGGCGTCGTCGCCGACTTGGCCACAGCTAAAGGCGCAGCATCTTTTTTCGAGCAAGTGGAAGGCGCCGACATTTTGATCAATAACCTGGGCACGGCAAAGCCCAAGCCCTTTGACGAGCTCACCGATGATGATTGGCTCAACCTGTTCCAGATCAACGTCTTGAGTGGTGTAAGGATGACTCGCCATTACCTACCGAAAATGGTGAAGCGAGGGTGGGGACGAGTTGTGTTCATCAGCAGCGAGTCCGCACTGGCCATACCAAAGGAAATGATCGACTACGGTATGACAAAGACGGCGCAACTTGCAATTTCCAGAGGAGTTGCGGAAACAGTCGGCGGAACAGGTGTAACGGTAAATTCAGTCCTTCCAGGCCCGACGCGCTCCGAAATCATGTCGAACTGGATGAAATCCGGGGCCGAGAGCCAAGGCATCACCCAAGAAGCCGCCGAGCAGCAATTTCTAAAAACAACGCGTCCCACATCGCTCATCAACCGATTCGCAACCACGGAAGAGGTTGCAAATATGGTTGTGTACGTCTGTTCAGAGCAGGCTTCGGCCACTACTGGTGCCGCGCTACGAGTGGACGGCGGCATCGTCAGATTTGTTGCGTAA
- a CDS encoding TetR/AcrR family transcriptional regulator encodes MDDVAAAACVGKQTVYRHFKSKEALFVGLVSEMCAQVGVLLAGAQGEQTDGASEVELRKLGWMLARSLITPDYLRLYRAIVAEAERLPELGQVFYENGAKVVRAFAAQILRKRFDDSTAALRAATFVQLVLGDAYLELSIGYAVPNVEARFALQIDEAVAAALR; translated from the coding sequence ATGGACGATGTCGCCGCTGCTGCTTGCGTCGGCAAACAGACCGTCTACCGCCATTTCAAGTCGAAGGAGGCACTCTTCGTTGGTCTGGTCAGCGAGATGTGCGCTCAGGTGGGCGTGCTGCTTGCCGGCGCTCAGGGCGAGCAAACCGATGGCGCATCCGAGGTCGAGTTACGCAAGTTGGGATGGATGCTGGCGCGAAGTCTTATCACGCCGGACTATCTCCGGCTTTACCGGGCCATCGTTGCCGAGGCCGAGCGTCTTCCGGAGCTCGGCCAGGTGTTTTACGAGAATGGTGCAAAGGTCGTGCGAGCCTTCGCCGCACAAATCCTGCGAAAGCGATTCGACGATTCGACTGCTGCATTGCGGGCAGCGACATTCGTTCAGTTGGTGCTCGGCGACGCGTATCTGGAACTGTCAATTGGCTACGCGGTGCCCAATGTCGAGGCGCGCTTTGCGCTGCAGATCGACGAGGCGGTGGCGGCTGCGCTTCGCTAA
- a CDS encoding amidase codes for MKNDLFFQDATALAELIRTKEVSPVEVMQAHLDRIAAVNPKVNAIVTVADEALKIAKAAEAAVLAGDELGPLHGVPFTVKDSIDTAGVLTQRGSPIFKDRRPDTDATSVARMKKAGGILLAKTNLPEFSYWIETDNLLSGRSNNPWDLTRTPGGSSGGESAAIASGMSPIGLGTDLAISVRGPAAQTGITSMKATHGRVPMTGIWPRAPRRFWHVGPMARSVRDIALAFSILSGPDGKDAFASSTVQFDAGMGRAPACPLRVGWMVGPGFGPVDPEVSATVKAAADALKDQGVFVEPVGIPALERDFALDVFNKLHVMEMKPAFAAATAGRSQNEIYKMAKTMLSLPDTSMQDFIEAEQAAERLRDGYADYFTRYDALITHVLPISAHKHGVESFVIDGQTVDATYLQGATVPLNVTGLPGLAMRFGTSKEGMPINVQVVGAWQAESTILHVASLLEAVSPVRSLHPAL; via the coding sequence ATGAAAAACGACTTATTCTTTCAAGACGCGACAGCGCTGGCCGAACTTATCCGCACCAAGGAAGTTTCGCCGGTCGAAGTCATGCAGGCGCACCTTGACCGTATTGCCGCCGTGAACCCGAAAGTGAACGCGATAGTGACGGTAGCGGACGAAGCGCTGAAGATTGCAAAGGCCGCCGAAGCCGCGGTCCTGGCCGGAGATGAACTGGGTCCGCTGCATGGCGTCCCCTTCACCGTCAAAGATTCGATCGACACGGCTGGCGTGTTGACCCAGCGCGGATCGCCCATCTTCAAAGATCGCCGCCCGGATACCGATGCAACCAGTGTCGCGCGCATGAAAAAAGCGGGCGGTATCCTGCTCGCAAAGACGAATCTCCCCGAGTTTTCCTACTGGATCGAGACTGACAATCTGCTGTCCGGTCGTTCGAATAACCCGTGGGATTTGACCCGCACGCCAGGTGGCTCGAGCGGCGGCGAATCGGCGGCAATCGCCTCAGGGATGTCTCCGATTGGACTAGGGACAGACCTCGCTATTTCTGTGCGTGGCCCGGCGGCACAGACCGGCATCACTTCCATGAAAGCTACGCATGGCCGTGTGCCGATGACAGGTATTTGGCCCCGTGCACCACGTCGATTCTGGCATGTCGGCCCGATGGCCCGCTCGGTGCGTGACATCGCGCTGGCGTTTTCGATATTGAGCGGACCAGACGGCAAGGATGCGTTTGCGAGCAGCACGGTCCAATTCGATGCGGGTATGGGTCGCGCCCCGGCTTGTCCCTTACGCGTAGGCTGGATGGTCGGCCCTGGCTTCGGGCCCGTCGATCCAGAGGTTTCGGCGACGGTTAAGGCAGCCGCCGACGCACTAAAGGATCAAGGCGTTTTCGTAGAACCCGTCGGTATCCCTGCACTCGAACGCGATTTTGCGCTCGACGTATTCAACAAGCTCCATGTGATGGAAATGAAGCCCGCCTTTGCGGCCGCCACGGCAGGCCGCAGCCAGAATGAAATCTACAAGATGGCCAAGACGATGCTCTCATTGCCTGATACGTCGATGCAGGACTTTATCGAGGCTGAGCAGGCAGCCGAGCGACTGCGCGATGGCTATGCCGACTATTTCACCCGATACGACGCGCTGATCACCCATGTGCTGCCGATCTCAGCTCACAAACATGGCGTCGAAAGCTTCGTCATCGACGGTCAGACGGTAGATGCCACCTACCTGCAAGGCGCAACGGTGCCGCTGAACGTAACTGGCTTGCCGGGCTTGGCGATGCGGTTCGGTACGAGCAAGGAAGGGATGCCAATCAACGTGCAGGTCGTCGGCGCGTGGCAAGCGGAATCCACCATTCTCCACGTCGCCTCCCTGCTCGAAGCGGTGAGCCCGGTACGCAGTCTTCATCCGGCGCTTTGA
- a CDS encoding TetR/AcrR family transcriptional regulator → MKNQPSTSPSSSDKILVAATRIAQAHGFGGLNMRALADDLGIKAASLYYHFSSKADLAAAVARLYWEDSAATLEAFLIETPAPAECLRRYPNTFRKSLESDNRICLCSFMTAEYDDLPEGVRAEVRAFTEVNVAWLKRVIVAGAMVGAQDAENRARAIFAAVSGAQLMARGRSDIALFDALINSYREAGLIPA, encoded by the coding sequence ATGAAGAACCAGCCGAGCACAAGCCCGAGTTCCAGCGACAAGATTCTTGTTGCTGCGACCAGAATTGCGCAGGCCCACGGCTTTGGCGGATTGAACATGCGTGCGCTTGCCGATGATCTGGGTATCAAGGCCGCTAGCCTTTATTACCATTTCTCCAGTAAGGCGGACCTTGCCGCCGCGGTGGCCAGACTTTACTGGGAAGACTCGGCGGCTACGCTGGAAGCCTTCTTGATCGAGACCCCTGCTCCTGCCGAGTGTTTGCGCAGATACCCGAATACGTTTCGTAAATCGTTGGAAAGCGACAACCGCATTTGTCTTTGCAGCTTCATGACGGCCGAGTACGACGATCTCCCCGAGGGCGTGAGGGCCGAAGTGCGGGCATTCACTGAAGTGAACGTCGCGTGGCTTAAAAGGGTCATCGTGGCGGGCGCGATGGTTGGCGCCCAAGACGCCGAAAATCGTGCACGGGCGATTTTTGCTGCAGTTTCAGGCGCGCAATTAATGGCGCGTGGCCGTTCCGATATCGCCCTCTTCGATGCCTTGATAAACAGTTATCGCGAGGCCGGACTGATCCCGGCATAA
- a CDS encoding DoxX family protein translates to MALNFQSILATIAAVLFAVAGVVNLAGLGAVKRDFARWGYPAWFPLLCGALELLSATLLPGRQTRVLGLTLAGAIMIGALFTLLRNREPFRHLAPALVFSALIVVTAAVNG, encoded by the coding sequence ATGGCGTTGAATTTCCAGTCGATTCTCGCGACGATCGCAGCGGTTCTGTTCGCGGTTGCCGGGGTGGTCAATCTCGCGGGGCTCGGCGCGGTGAAGCGCGACTTCGCACGATGGGGTTACCCGGCATGGTTTCCGTTGCTGTGTGGCGCTCTCGAACTGCTCAGTGCAACACTTCTTCCTGGACGGCAAACCAGGGTTTTAGGCCTGACGCTGGCCGGTGCGATCATGATCGGTGCGCTCTTCACGCTGCTACGAAATCGGGAGCCGTTCCGGCATCTCGCCCCGGCGCTGGTCTTTTCGGCTCTCATTGTGGTTACTGCGGCGGTCAACGGTTGA